One segment of Nocardia farcinica DNA contains the following:
- a CDS encoding lipase family protein has translation MTLPLLPSADPFHRPPRGFASAPAGTVLRSRRVEVALFGLVPQRVSAWQLLYRSCDLHGVPEVAVTTVLLPADAEPGEDRPLLAFQTAMDAVSERCAPSYALRRGANALGAVTQIEWLLVANALRRGWAVSIADHEGPHGNFGAPREPGYRVLDGLRAALRFAPLGLAPDARIGVWGYSGGGMASSWVVEMAPTYAPELNLVGAALGAPVGDPGQVFVRLNGGHFAGLPAIVIAALRRLYPALGRVIDDELTEEGRRFVAIAERATPAAAILRLAGKKFDDFLATPLEELLATPAFVEMFDDLRLGRNAPTCPLLVVQPVHDQVIHVAEINGQVARYRRGGAEVTYVLDRLSEHFSMLALAAPVSLNWLADRFAGEPTTGDVDTTVWSVAASPSGLRGLVEMATTAVKVVLGRPLRQESPTAPRIVGERAA, from the coding sequence ATGACACTGCCGCTGCTGCCGAGCGCCGATCCCTTCCATCGGCCGCCCCGCGGGTTCGCCTCGGCGCCCGCGGGCACCGTGCTGCGCAGCCGCCGCGTCGAGGTGGCCCTGTTCGGCCTTGTGCCGCAGCGCGTTTCGGCCTGGCAGCTGCTCTACCGCAGTTGCGACCTGCACGGCGTCCCGGAAGTGGCGGTCACCACGGTGCTGCTGCCCGCCGACGCCGAACCCGGCGAGGACCGGCCGCTGCTGGCCTTCCAGACCGCGATGGACGCCGTCAGCGAGCGCTGCGCCCCCTCCTACGCGCTGCGCCGTGGCGCCAACGCCCTCGGCGCCGTCACCCAGATCGAATGGCTGCTGGTCGCCAACGCGCTGCGGCGCGGCTGGGCGGTCTCCATCGCCGACCACGAGGGCCCGCACGGCAACTTCGGCGCGCCCCGCGAACCCGGCTACCGCGTGCTCGACGGCCTGCGCGCCGCGTTGCGGTTCGCCCCGCTCGGGCTGGCTCCCGACGCCAGGATCGGGGTGTGGGGCTACTCCGGTGGCGGCATGGCCAGTTCCTGGGTGGTCGAGATGGCGCCGACCTACGCGCCGGAACTGAACCTGGTCGGCGCCGCCCTCGGCGCCCCGGTCGGCGACCCCGGCCAGGTGTTCGTGCGGCTCAACGGCGGGCACTTCGCCGGCCTGCCCGCCATCGTCATCGCCGCGCTGCGCAGGCTCTACCCGGCGCTGGGCCGCGTCATCGACGACGAACTCACCGAGGAGGGCCGCCGGTTCGTCGCCATCGCCGAGCGCGCCACCCCGGCCGCCGCGATCCTGCGGCTGGCGGGCAAGAAGTTCGACGACTTCCTCGCGACCCCGCTCGAAGAGCTGCTCGCCACCCCGGCCTTCGTCGAGATGTTCGACGACCTGCGGCTGGGCCGCAACGCCCCCACCTGTCCGCTGCTGGTCGTGCAGCCGGTGCACGACCAGGTGATCCATGTCGCCGAGATCAACGGCCAGGTGGCGCGCTACCGCCGCGGCGGCGCCGAGGTGACCTACGTGCTCGACCGGCTCAGCGAGCATTTCTCCATGCTGGCGCTGGCCGCCCCGGTCAGCCTGAACTGGCTGGCCGACCGGTTCGCGGGCGAACCGACCACCGGTGACGTCGACACCACCGTGTGGTCGGTGGCGGCCTCCCCGTCGGGCCTGCGCGGCCTGGTGGAGATGGCGACCACGGCGGTGAAGGTGGTGCTCGGCAGGCCGCTGCGCCAGGAGTCGCCGACGGCGCCGCGGATCGTCGGTGAACGCGCCGCTTGA